One window of the Chryseobacterium sp. CY350 genome contains the following:
- a CDS encoding BrxA/BrxB family bacilliredoxin — protein sequence MYPSDLVMPMKAELTDKGFQDLATPSQVEDALKQSGTTLLVINSVCGCAAGAARPGVVYSLTGEKKPDHLTTVFAGFDKDAVDAARKHLAPFPPSSPCVALFKDGELVHMLERHHIEGNPAGAIAANLQAAYDEYC from the coding sequence ATGTATCCATCAGATTTAGTAATGCCTATGAAGGCTGAACTTACAGATAAAGGTTTTCAGGATTTAGCAACTCCATCACAGGTAGAAGATGCCTTGAAGCAGTCTGGAACCACTCTATTAGTAATCAATTCTGTATGCGGATGTGCGGCAGGAGCAGCAAGACCGGGAGTTGTTTATTCTTTGACTGGCGAAAAAAAGCCAGATCATTTAACAACTGTTTTCGCAGGCTTCGATAAAGACGCAGTTGATGCAGCAAGAAAACATTTAGCACCGTTTCCTCCAAGCTCACCGTGTGTGGCTCTTTTCAAAGACGGAGAATTGGTTCATATGTTAGAAAGACATCACATTGAAGGAAATCCTGCAGGAGCAATTGCTGCAAACCTTCAGGCTGCTTATGACGAATATTGCTAA
- the ftsA gene encoding cell division protein FtsA, whose product MENQEYSVGLDIGTTKIVAIVGRRNAHGKIEILGVGKAKSLGVHKGIVNNISQTINSIKAAVAEAQSSAGVPIHKVTVGIAGKHIRSLQHSDYIMRENPDRFITDDDIEALKDQVKKLVMLPGEEIIHVLPQEYKVDSEGEIQEPVGMHGKRLEANFHVVVGQMGSIRNIARCVREAGLEMEALTLEPLASSEAVLTKEEKEAGVAIVDIGGGTTDIAIFKDNIIRHTCVIPYGGGIITEDIKEGCSIIEKHAEQLKVKFGSAVPELEKDSTFVTIPGLHGRPDKEISLKTLAQIINARVEEILEMVNTELKAYGAFEQKKKLIAGIVLTGGGSNLKHLRQLANYTTGFDSRIGFANEYIANDKNQYLKGPEFATSIGLLMESLKIRDKKTVAVEEEAEIEIETKAEQTEQQIVSTTESHTQISQQSAQEYETPAQQQQRKVRLTFGQSLMEKVKKFFEEVE is encoded by the coding sequence ATGGAAAATCAAGAGTATTCAGTAGGTCTTGACATCGGGACAACCAAGATTGTCGCCATTGTCGGAAGGAGGAATGCACACGGGAAAATAGAAATTCTCGGTGTTGGTAAGGCCAAAAGTCTTGGAGTTCATAAAGGTATTGTGAATAATATTTCACAAACCATCAACTCCATCAAAGCGGCTGTGGCAGAAGCACAGTCAAGCGCAGGTGTACCTATTCATAAGGTCACCGTGGGAATTGCGGGGAAACACATTCGTTCGCTGCAACATTCAGATTACATTATGCGTGAGAATCCCGACAGATTCATCACGGATGATGACATCGAAGCGTTGAAAGACCAAGTGAAAAAACTGGTGATGTTACCGGGTGAAGAAATTATTCATGTTTTGCCGCAGGAATATAAGGTTGATTCTGAAGGAGAAATTCAGGAGCCTGTCGGAATGCACGGAAAACGTCTGGAAGCCAATTTTCATGTTGTTGTTGGACAGATGGGAAGCATCAGAAACATCGCAAGATGCGTAAGAGAAGCAGGTTTGGAGATGGAAGCGCTTACTTTGGAGCCTTTAGCATCTTCTGAAGCTGTTTTAACTAAAGAAGAAAAAGAAGCAGGAGTAGCAATCGTAGACATCGGTGGTGGAACGACGGATATTGCTATTTTTAAAGATAATATCATTCGTCACACTTGCGTCATCCCTTATGGAGGCGGAATTATCACGGAAGACATCAAAGAAGGCTGTTCAATTATTGAAAAGCACGCCGAGCAATTAAAGGTTAAGTTCGGTTCTGCAGTTCCTGAATTGGAAAAAGACAGCACATTTGTAACGATTCCGGGACTTCACGGAAGACCGGATAAAGAGATTTCTCTTAAAACTTTAGCACAGATTATCAATGCGAGAGTGGAGGAAATTTTGGAAATGGTCAATACAGAATTAAAAGCTTACGGAGCATTTGAACAAAAGAAAAAGCTGATTGCAGGAATTGTTTTGACGGGTGGTGGTTCAAACTTGAAACATCTTCGTCAATTGGCAAATTATACTACAGGATTCGATAGTAGAATTGGTTTCGCAAATGAATATATTGCAAACGATAAAAACCAGTATCTTAAAGGACCGGAATTTGCAACTTCTATCGGTTTGCTGATGGAAAGTTTGAAAATCAGAGATAAGAAAACAGTTGCCGTTGAGGAAGAAGCTGAAATCGAGATTGAAACCAAAGCTGAACAAACTGAGCAGCAAATAGTTTCTACAACAGAATCTCATACGCAAATATCTCAACAATCTGCGCAGGAATATGAAACACCTGCTCAGCAGCAACAGAGAAAGGTAAGATTGACTTTCGGGCAGTCTCTGATGGAAAAAGTAAAAAAATTCTTTGAAGAAGTAGAATAG
- a CDS encoding FtsW/RodA/SpoVE family cell cycle protein, with the protein MNEQDTESRFEFLKGDKVLWMVIIVISIFSIFPVYSASSNLEYIVNNGTTTGHVIKHMFFVVLGLGIMRLVGTVKYEYIGKLSSILLGLMIVLLVITMFTGQTIDGASASRWLKIPGTPISFQPSSFAFLMLIIYLCRYLTKKITRERLPIENIMYIFGPILLVFVLVAKDNGSTALMILMVSVVVLIIGQLHWKYIAGFISSSFVAIALFLIIALNTNLIGGNRVHTWMSRIETFTSSKAKTADVDDESVKAKNYQVMQAKAAIVHGGITGMGPGKSALKQMLPQSASDFIFAVIVEEYGAIGAVFLISMYLIMIIRIVMIASKMPAFFGSLLVLSLGVMIFIQLAVNIAVAVNLIPVTGQPLPLISYGGTSMLVTYLQLGIILNISSRIQIYDEEGMGRKQSIVEINDIA; encoded by the coding sequence ATGAACGAACAAGATACAGAAAGCAGATTTGAATTTCTAAAGGGCGATAAAGTGCTTTGGATGGTCATTATTGTGATCTCCATTTTCTCTATTTTCCCGGTATATTCTGCAAGTTCAAACTTAGAGTATATTGTTAATAACGGTACTACAACAGGTCACGTGATCAAGCACATGTTCTTTGTTGTCTTAGGTTTAGGTATCATGAGACTGGTAGGGACGGTGAAATACGAATATATCGGAAAACTCAGCAGCATCTTGCTTGGTTTAATGATTGTTTTGCTGGTGATTACCATGTTTACGGGGCAGACTATCGATGGAGCGAGTGCGTCCCGATGGTTGAAAATCCCGGGTACGCCGATTTCATTTCAGCCGTCTTCGTTTGCATTTTTAATGCTGATTATTTATCTGTGCAGATATTTAACCAAGAAAATTACAAGAGAAAGACTGCCGATTGAGAATATCATGTATATTTTCGGGCCAATCTTGCTTGTTTTCGTGCTGGTAGCAAAGGATAATGGTTCTACAGCCTTGATGATTTTAATGGTTTCTGTAGTAGTTTTAATTATCGGACAACTTCATTGGAAGTACATCGCAGGATTTATTTCTTCATCCTTTGTAGCGATTGCTTTGTTTTTAATTATAGCATTAAATACCAATCTGATAGGTGGAAACCGTGTTCATACATGGATGAGCCGTATCGAGACATTTACTTCTAGCAAAGCAAAAACTGCAGACGTAGATGATGAAAGTGTAAAGGCAAAAAACTACCAGGTGATGCAGGCAAAAGCAGCTATCGTGCATGGTGGGATTACCGGAATGGGACCTGGGAAAAGTGCTTTAAAGCAAATGCTTCCCCAATCTGCGTCAGATTTTATTTTTGCTGTAATCGTTGAAGAATATGGAGCAATCGGTGCCGTATTCCTTATAAGTATGTATCTCATTATGATTATCAGAATTGTGATGATTGCCAGTAAAATGCCTGCTTTTTTCGGATCGCTGCTTGTGCTAAGTCTCGGGGTGATGATCTTTATTCAGTTGGCGGTAAACATCGCGGTTGCAGTCAATCTGATTCCGGTTACGGGACAGCCATTGCCTTTGATAAGTTATGGTGGAACCTCAATGTTGGTTACCTATTTACAGTTAGGAATTATTTTAAATATAAGCTCAAGAATTCAGATATATGATGAAGAAGGAATGGGCAGAAAACAAAGTATTGTTGAAATAAACGACATCGCATAA
- the murG gene encoding undecaprenyldiphospho-muramoylpentapeptide beta-N-acetylglucosaminyltransferase translates to MNKKLKILLSGGGTGGHIFPAIAIADEIKKRFPDAEFLFIGANGKMEMEKVPQAGYKIEGIDIAGINRGNILSNLGLPFKIFKSLSKSKKIIKDFAPDFAVGTGGFASGPALYEASKMGIPIFIQEQNAHAGVTNKILSKKAKAVFTAYPKVEGFPAEKIKFLGNPIRENIISGMQETSQAKEKMGLDQNKLTILSVGGSLGSRTLNNGWKDNLDKLKEKGYQLIWQTGKLDYNELSKESRIANLGTQIQLKEFIKDMETAYSAADVIVSRAGAIAISELAVAKKPVVLVPFPFAAEDHQTKNAMNLVEKNAAKMVKDSEMQEKFWNTLSEICENENVRKEMSDNLKYFAKPNAAKEIVDEIFNQL, encoded by the coding sequence ATGAACAAAAAACTGAAAATATTATTAAGCGGAGGAGGAACAGGTGGCCACATCTTTCCTGCGATCGCGATTGCAGACGAAATCAAAAAAAGATTTCCTGATGCAGAATTTTTGTTCATTGGTGCCAACGGAAAAATGGAAATGGAGAAAGTTCCGCAGGCTGGTTATAAGATTGAAGGGATTGACATTGCGGGAATAAACAGAGGAAATATTTTATCGAATTTAGGTCTGCCATTTAAGATTTTTAAAAGTTTGTCTAAATCAAAAAAAATAATTAAAGATTTCGCTCCGGATTTTGCGGTCGGAACAGGCGGTTTTGCAAGCGGACCTGCTTTGTACGAGGCAAGTAAAATGGGAATTCCGATTTTTATTCAGGAACAGAATGCACACGCAGGTGTTACGAATAAAATTTTAAGTAAAAAAGCAAAAGCCGTTTTTACAGCCTATCCGAAAGTGGAAGGTTTTCCGGCTGAAAAAATAAAATTTTTGGGAAATCCGATTCGTGAGAATATCATTTCAGGAATGCAGGAAACTTCTCAGGCAAAAGAAAAAATGGGTTTAGATCAAAATAAACTCACGATTCTGTCAGTTGGCGGTTCTTTAGGTTCGAGAACATTAAACAACGGCTGGAAAGACAATTTAGATAAATTAAAAGAAAAAGGCTATCAGCTAATCTGGCAAACCGGAAAACTCGATTATAATGAGTTGAGTAAAGAATCCCGAATTGCAAATTTGGGAACTCAAATCCAATTGAAGGAGTTTATTAAAGATATGGAAACCGCGTATTCTGCTGCAGATGTCATTGTTTCCAGAGCAGGCGCAATTGCGATTTCAGAATTGGCGGTGGCAAAAAAGCCTGTTGTCTTGGTTCCGTTTCCATTTGCAGCGGAAGATCATCAAACGAAAAATGCGATGAATTTAGTTGAAAAAAACGCGGCCAAAATGGTAAAAGATTCTGAAATGCAGGAGAAATTCTGGAATACATTATCAGAAATCTGCGAAAATGAAAATGTGAGAAAAGAAATGTCAGACAATCTGAAATACTTTGCCAAACCTAATGCGGCGAAAGAGATTGTGGATGAGATATTTAATCAACTGTAA
- the murC gene encoding UDP-N-acetylmuramate--L-alanine ligase — protein sequence MNNLETYQNFYFVGIGGIGMSALARYFHASGKKVLGYDKTNTKLTQLLMSEGIDIVFEDVIDDKITSLQKEKTLVIYTPAIKKLGILDYFNENDFKVKKRAKVLGLITESTDCIAVAGTHGKTTTSTLVAHLCKEADLPFSCFLGGISENFKSNFLFNGKEFSVVEADEYDRSFLNLSPDWAVITSTDADHLDIYGDKNTIEEGFRQFAALVPEDKQLFVRKGIEIGRAHKTYAVNEVADYYSDNLRMDYDKIYFDFHTPANDRHSELVEEFVWDVPGIHNVENATVALAILHNLGVDFETLKKAIANFKGIKRRYTKHIYSSGKIYIDDYAHHPTEINAVVGSIKTFYPDKKLLVVFQPHLFSRTRDFVDGFAESLSNSEELILLDIYPARELQENFEGITSDWLLEKVTLDKKEISGLSEAFNKIKEKDFDILLTVGAGNIDTLYDPICEWLIGNK from the coding sequence ATGAACAATTTAGAAACATATCAAAATTTTTACTTCGTCGGAATTGGAGGTATCGGGATGAGCGCTTTGGCGCGCTACTTCCATGCTTCGGGAAAGAAAGTTTTGGGCTACGATAAAACCAATACAAAACTGACTCAATTGCTGATGAGCGAAGGAATTGATATTGTTTTTGAAGATGTGATCGATGATAAAATTACTTCTCTTCAGAAAGAGAAGACATTGGTCATTTATACTCCGGCAATCAAAAAGCTTGGGATTTTAGATTATTTTAATGAAAATGATTTTAAAGTAAAAAAAAGAGCAAAAGTTTTAGGCTTAATCACCGAAAGCACAGACTGCATAGCAGTTGCAGGAACTCACGGGAAGACCACAACGTCTACTTTGGTCGCTCATCTGTGCAAAGAAGCAGATTTGCCATTTTCATGTTTTTTAGGTGGAATTTCTGAGAATTTTAAATCAAACTTCCTGTTTAACGGAAAAGAATTTTCTGTGGTAGAAGCAGATGAATATGACAGAAGTTTTCTCAACCTTTCTCCAGACTGGGCAGTGATTACTTCAACAGATGCAGATCATTTGGATATTTACGGAGATAAAAATACGATTGAAGAAGGTTTCAGACAGTTTGCGGCTTTAGTTCCTGAAGACAAACAGCTTTTTGTAAGAAAAGGAATTGAAATAGGAAGAGCTCATAAAACTTACGCCGTTAACGAAGTTGCTGATTATTATTCAGACAATCTTCGCATGGATTATGATAAAATCTACTTCGATTTTCATACGCCAGCTAATGATCGTCACTCTGAGCTCGTCGAAGAGTTTGTGTGGGATGTTCCGGGAATTCACAATGTAGAAAATGCGACGGTTGCATTAGCAATTCTGCATAATCTGGGAGTTGATTTTGAAACCTTGAAGAAAGCCATTGCCAATTTTAAAGGTATAAAAAGAAGATATACAAAACATATTTATTCGAGCGGTAAAATTTATATTGACGATTATGCACATCATCCGACAGAAATAAATGCGGTGGTGGGTTCGATTAAAACATTTTATCCGGATAAAAAACTATTGGTTGTTTTTCAGCCGCATTTATTCAGCAGAACGAGAGATTTTGTGGATGGATTTGCTGAAAGTTTAAGCAATTCTGAAGAGTTGATTTTGCTCGACATTTATCCGGCGAGAGAACTTCAGGAAAATTTTGAAGGAATTACTTCGGATTGGCTTTTAGAAAAAGTGACTTTAGATAAAAAGGAAATTTCAGGTTTGTCTGAAGCTTTTAATAAGATAAAAGAAAAGGATTTTGATATTTTATTGACGGTAGGTGCAGGAAATATTGATACGCTGTACGATCCGATTTGTGAGTGGTTGATTGGAAATAAATAA
- the murD gene encoding UDP-N-acetylmuramoyl-L-alanine--D-glutamate ligase, translating to MKIVVLGGGESGCGAAYLAKKKGLEVFLSDKGAIKDNYKKFLTENEIDFEEGNHDEERILSADWIVKSPGIPKKADIIYKIHMKGIRISSEIEFASEFTNAKIIAITGSNGKTTTTSLIYYILKSDGMNVGLGGNIGYSFAKQVADENHEYYVLEVSSFQLDDIQNFRPYISLLLNLSKDHLDQYNYNYEEYALAKFRITENQENDNFFIYNKDDEMSKNILEKFEVKAKMIPFSTKERLSEGGYIGDDQLIVKLKDKFSMKLDELSLMGNHNVANSLAASIAGKILEINNESIRNSLMTFQAVEHRLEFVSEIDGVKYINDSKATNVNATYYALESMKTPTIWIVGGQDKGNDYSEIEDLVKRKVKAIVCLGVDNQKIIDFFKDKKEFIYDTSNMADAVEISQSLAKKGDTVLLSPCCASFDLFKSYEDRGRQFKEQILKVNS from the coding sequence ATGAAAATAGTTGTTTTAGGAGGTGGAGAAAGCGGTTGTGGTGCTGCTTATTTGGCTAAAAAGAAAGGTTTGGAAGTGTTTCTTTCAGACAAAGGAGCCATTAAGGATAACTACAAAAAGTTTCTGACAGAAAATGAAATCGATTTTGAAGAAGGAAACCACGATGAAGAAAGAATCTTAAGCGCAGACTGGATCGTGAAAAGCCCGGGAATTCCCAAAAAGGCAGATATTATTTATAAAATTCATATGAAGGGAATCAGAATTTCTTCGGAAATAGAATTTGCTTCGGAATTTACAAATGCCAAAATTATTGCGATCACGGGAAGTAACGGAAAAACAACAACGACTTCTTTGATTTACTATATTCTGAAAAGTGACGGAATGAATGTAGGTTTAGGAGGAAATATCGGGTACAGTTTTGCCAAGCAGGTTGCCGACGAAAATCATGAATATTATGTTCTGGAAGTAAGCTCTTTTCAATTGGATGATATTCAGAACTTTAGGCCGTATATTTCGTTATTGTTGAATTTATCTAAAGATCACCTCGATCAATATAATTACAACTACGAAGAATATGCTTTGGCAAAATTCAGGATAACTGAAAATCAGGAAAATGACAATTTTTTCATCTACAATAAAGATGATGAAATGAGTAAAAATATTTTAGAAAAATTTGAAGTTAAAGCGAAGATGATCCCTTTTTCTACGAAAGAGAGATTGAGTGAAGGAGGTTATATTGGTGATGATCAATTAATTGTAAAGCTAAAAGATAAATTTTCTATGAAATTAGACGAATTGTCTTTGATGGGAAACCATAATGTTGCCAACAGTTTAGCAGCCTCGATTGCAGGTAAAATATTGGAAATCAACAATGAAAGTATCAGAAATTCTCTAATGACTTTTCAGGCTGTTGAACACAGGCTGGAGTTTGTTTCAGAAATCGATGGTGTAAAATACATCAACGACAGTAAAGCTACCAATGTGAATGCAACCTATTACGCTTTAGAAAGTATGAAAACCCCAACAATCTGGATTGTTGGTGGGCAAGATAAAGGAAATGATTATTCAGAAATTGAAGATTTAGTTAAAAGAAAAGTAAAAGCTATAGTTTGTCTGGGGGTTGATAATCAAAAGATTATAGATTTTTTTAAAGATAAAAAAGAGTTTATTTACGATACTTCGAATATGGCAGATGCTGTAGAGATTTCACAGTCTTTAGCAAAAAAAGGAGATACGGTTTTACTTTCTCCGTGCTGTGCAAGCTTCGATTTATTTAAAAGTTATGAAGACAGAGGCAGACAGTTTAAAGAACAGATTTTAAAAGTAAATAGCTAA
- the ftsZ gene encoding cell division protein FtsZ, whose translation MENIGTQGFSFDLPKGNSSIIKVIGVGGGGNNALKHMYEKGIHGVDFVICNTDAQTLDNNPVSNKVQLGVTITEGLGAGADPEVGEKAAIESIEDIKASMGQNTKMVFITAGMGGGTGTGAAPVIAKVAKDMGILTVGIVTVPFSFEGKRRLEQAELGLEKLRNNVDSLIVINNDKLRQQFGNLGFKQGFSKADEVLTNAAKGMAEVITGYFDVNIDFRDAKSVLQNSGTALMSTGMASGENKAEEAVRKALDSPLLNDNKITGARNVLLLIRSGVEEATMDEIGIIMDYIQKEAGHTADIIFGVGADEELGDAVSVLVIATGFSNDNQKFAGPTEKIRIGLNDALETPKASPFKTRDEREVSPEQGYDFGGKNLFRLDDEEQDSPQFKMSASEKKMIIEDEDVKTQVKFSDREDDTLESPINSWRNEESHNDDTASLFSFDDDPNDLEIQSFSFDFENKKQEQNDNSFSNNYANEKAVEFNFTVNEPIAEPKYDFEQPKNEIESSTVIETKIEETTHKVETFYKTPEKPKADEKPIPERRIEVETTRHTESEFTFVNKPAEQERASERRNKLKEFNSRYQNFDHVNEFESVPAFKRKNISIDGSNASDQNINTYLSDNNGNMQIRENRFLNKDVD comes from the coding sequence ATGGAAAATATAGGCACACAAGGGTTTTCATTTGATCTGCCAAAGGGAAATTCTTCGATTATTAAAGTTATCGGTGTTGGTGGCGGTGGAAACAACGCCTTGAAGCACATGTACGAAAAGGGAATTCACGGGGTAGATTTCGTGATCTGCAATACTGATGCACAGACTTTAGATAACAATCCGGTCTCGAATAAGGTTCAGTTGGGAGTTACCATTACTGAAGGACTTGGAGCTGGTGCAGATCCTGAAGTTGGCGAAAAAGCAGCTATTGAAAGCATAGAAGATATTAAAGCTTCTATGGGGCAAAACACCAAAATGGTTTTCATCACTGCAGGAATGGGTGGTGGAACCGGAACTGGTGCAGCTCCTGTTATTGCAAAAGTTGCCAAAGATATGGGAATTCTTACGGTAGGTATTGTTACCGTTCCTTTCAGTTTTGAAGGGAAAAGAAGATTGGAACAGGCAGAACTGGGTCTTGAAAAATTAAGAAATAATGTTGATTCATTAATTGTAATCAATAACGATAAATTGAGACAGCAGTTTGGAAATTTAGGTTTCAAACAAGGTTTCTCAAAAGCCGATGAAGTTTTAACAAACGCTGCGAAAGGAATGGCAGAAGTTATTACGGGTTACTTTGATGTGAATATTGACTTTAGAGATGCTAAATCTGTACTTCAGAATTCAGGTACGGCTTTGATGTCTACAGGAATGGCTTCAGGCGAAAACAAGGCTGAAGAAGCAGTGAGAAAAGCTCTTGATTCGCCATTATTGAACGATAACAAAATTACAGGCGCAAGAAATGTATTGTTATTGATCAGAAGTGGTGTAGAGGAAGCTACAATGGATGAGATCGGTATCATCATGGATTATATCCAGAAAGAAGCAGGTCATACTGCAGATATTATTTTTGGAGTTGGTGCTGATGAAGAATTAGGAGATGCAGTGAGCGTTTTGGTGATTGCTACCGGTTTTTCTAATGATAATCAAAAATTTGCAGGTCCTACTGAGAAAATCAGAATTGGTTTGAATGATGCTTTGGAAACTCCTAAAGCTTCACCGTTTAAAACAAGAGACGAAAGAGAGGTTTCTCCTGAACAAGGATATGACTTCGGAGGAAAAAATCTCTTCAGACTGGATGATGAAGAGCAAGACTCGCCTCAATTTAAGATGTCGGCTTCTGAAAAAAAAATGATTATCGAAGATGAGGATGTGAAAACTCAGGTGAAATTCTCTGACAGAGAGGATGATACATTAGAAAGCCCTATTAACAGCTGGAGAAATGAAGAATCTCACAATGATGACACTGCTAGTTTGTTTTCTTTTGATGACGATCCTAATGATCTTGAAATTCAATCTTTTTCATTTGATTTTGAAAATAAAAAACAGGAGCAAAACGACAATAGTTTTAGCAATAATTACGCTAACGAAAAAGCGGTTGAATTTAACTTTACTGTTAATGAGCCGATTGCTGAGCCTAAATATGATTTTGAACAGCCAAAAAATGAGATCGAATCTTCTACGGTAATCGAAACAAAAATAGAAGAAACAACGCATAAAGTAGAAACATTCTATAAGACTCCAGAAAAGCCAAAAGCAGACGAAAAGCCAATTCCTGAAAGAAGAATAGAAGTAGAAACTACAAGACATACCGAATCTGAATTTACGTTCGTCAACAAACCTGCAGAACAGGAGAGAGCGAGTGAAAGAAGAAATAAACTAAAAGAATTCAATTCACGTTATCAGAATTTTGATCATGTGAATGAGTTTGAATCTGTACCTGCGTTCAAGAGAAAAAATATTTCAATTGACGGTTCTAATGCCTCAGACCAAAATATAAATACTTATTTGTCTGATAACAACGGAAACATGCAGATCAGAGAAAACAGATTTTTAAATAAAGATGTAGATTAA
- a CDS encoding GatB/YqeY domain-containing protein: MSLELTISEAIKTAMRAKDRVALDSLRAVKSQILLLKTEALGAEVSPEQEIAILQRMIKQRKDSYEQFTAQGRNDLAEVEEAQMKVIEKFLPAQLSSEELEAEIKQIIADTGAESVKDLGKVMGLASKNLAGKSDGKSISEMAKKLLS; this comes from the coding sequence ATGAGTTTAGAATTAACCATAAGCGAAGCAATAAAAACAGCAATGAGAGCAAAAGACAGAGTGGCTTTAGATTCTCTAAGAGCTGTAAAGTCACAGATATTATTGCTGAAAACTGAAGCTCTGGGAGCAGAAGTTTCTCCTGAGCAGGAAATTGCAATTTTGCAGAGAATGATCAAACAGCGTAAAGATTCTTACGAGCAATTTACCGCTCAGGGAAGAAATGATCTGGCAGAAGTGGAAGAGGCTCAGATGAAAGTAATTGAGAAATTCTTACCTGCACAGTTATCTTCCGAAGAACTGGAAGCTGAGATCAAGCAGATTATTGCAGATACAGGAGCCGAATCTGTAAAAGATTTAGGTAAAGTTATGGGATTAGCTTCAAAAAATTTAGCTGGAAAATCTGACGGAAAAAGTATTTCCGAGATGGCTAAGAAGTTACTTTCATAA
- a CDS encoding cell division protein FtsQ/DivIB, with product MKNKYRILKIAITVIILGLLLSFSLKKFSGQKITDEKISVKMNEKTPVYFIDEKDIKQIVIKENPSGKVGDLNIPELEKKINALPAIDSANVYLNLNGKLNLEIKQRVPVFRLNYNDKDFYVDEKGTEFPISRTYSHPCMLVTGNVKKDEYEKLAELVDKIDKDDFSKKYFIGISKYKDSYNLLTSEGNYKVEIGDLDNIELKVKGFKTFVEKYLVFQDPQKYSMVSVKYQNQIVTTLNPNFKENDSILKAGHKDLAKTPIAAANVKKAEVNLKPTVKKASSTSLKPKESANPKVVVKPKEKKKTPEKKPAAKPKTKAKVKIE from the coding sequence ATGAAAAACAAATACAGAATTTTAAAAATTGCAATCACAGTAATCATTCTTGGTTTACTGCTGAGTTTCTCTTTGAAGAAATTTAGTGGTCAGAAGATTACGGATGAGAAGATTTCTGTAAAAATGAATGAGAAAACTCCGGTGTACTTTATTGACGAAAAAGATATTAAACAAATTGTCATTAAAGAAAATCCATCAGGTAAAGTGGGAGATTTGAATATTCCGGAATTGGAAAAGAAAATCAATGCACTTCCGGCTATTGACAGTGCCAATGTGTATTTAAATTTAAATGGAAAACTGAATTTAGAGATCAAACAGAGAGTTCCGGTTTTCAGGTTAAATTATAACGATAAAGATTTTTATGTAGATGAAAAAGGAACCGAGTTTCCGATTTCGAGAACATATTCTCATCCGTGTATGCTGGTAACGGGTAACGTAAAAAAAGATGAATACGAAAAGCTGGCTGAACTGGTTGACAAAATTGACAAAGACGATTTCAGCAAAAAATATTTCATCGGAATTTCAAAATATAAAGACAGTTACAATCTTCTCACGAGCGAAGGCAACTACAAAGTGGAGATTGGAGATTTAGATAATATTGAACTAAAAGTAAAAGGTTTTAAAACTTTTGTAGAGAAATATCTCGTGTTTCAGGATCCTCAAAAGTACAGTATGGTTTCTGTGAAATATCAGAATCAGATTGTTACAACATTGAATCCTAATTTTAAGGAAAACGACAGTATTTTAAAAGCCGGACATAAAGATTTAGCAAAAACTCCGATTGCAGCGGCTAATGTTAAAAAAGCAGAAGTCAATTTGAAGCCAACTGTGAAAAAGGCGAGCTCAACTTCTTTAAAACCAAAAGAATCGGCTAATCCAAAAGTTGTCGTCAAACCAAAGGAGAAAAAGAAAACTCCTGAAAAGAAACCGGCAGCAAAGCCTAAGACAAAAGCAAAGGTGAAAATAGAGTAG